The sequence AAGCGTTATAAATGATATTGGCGCAACAGGCACCGGCCGGTTCAACACAGAGGATGGTGTTCTCTCCTTCGGGCCATAACGGGGCATCGCGGTCCTGGGGAAGAAAAAGACATTTGGCCTGGAACGATCCGGGCTGAGTCAGGGGCAGGCGGATGGAAAAATTTCCATCACCTTCTTTTTTCATGGGTAAATCACACCAGGCCTCGCCCAGTTTGATTTCGTTTTTCTCCACCCGACGGATGATTTCTCTGCGGATCGCGTTTGCATTACCCAGGTTGGTTCTGACAAAGGCACGACCCGGCCTGTCAGGGGATACTGAAAGTGTGAAAATGACAACATCTCCGCAGAATAAGACCTGGGCCGTTCCTGGAGAGGGGCTTTGAGTCAGCACGAGTATTTCCTGATTTTTTTGGACCATGATTTTGCCTTAAGGAGTTGAATTTAACAAAATGCATATAATTTGAGTATATCAGAATTTCGTAATTTCACAACCGGATTCCTTTACAATCGCCTCTGCGATAAAGCCTGAAACCCAGGTGCCGCCGGATAATTTTTTAATCCAAAGAGACAATCCAATGTTCAGGGAAATGCCCTGGAACTAAAGGTGCAGCCAGGACTTTATTAATATTTTCAAGTACAACTCTGGACAGACCGTTTAAAAAATTCAATTGCCATTCAAAGCCTTCATCAACATCTTGTTGTTCTGCTGCAATGAAAGCGGGGCCTGCCGTCATAAAAGCCCAGACAGAATAATTAAAATATTGTTTGGCCCCCAGCCGTTTGGAAATTTCCAACGTAGTGTTATACGCCTTGGCTAAGAAGACAGAATAATAATCAATAAGTTCTATGATCTCTGGTAACTTTTCAGGGAATTCAAAAGGATCTATTGTCAGTATTGTGGTGTGTACTTTATCAATATCAAATCTGTATTCCATAAATTTTCCAAACATTAAGGCTGTTAAGCTTTATTCAAATTAATAAATATAATTGTCTGGAGATGTCTATTAAACAGGATTCAAGTTAACATTCAATCTTTATTGGAAAAAAGTTTTAAAAAAAGCCTTTTATAGGAAAATGCCAAATAGGGGACAGGCCACATTTTCTTCTAAAACGCAAAGCGTGGTCTGTCCCCCTATTTATTCTTAGATGTAATTACGGAAATCTATTTATTATGGGTGACAATCCCAATCGGGTAAATGGAATTTAACTTCATAGATCCTGTGGTATTATGATGCTATTTCGGTTAAAATTATTTTTCTATGGCACAGGAAAAATTACACCATTATCTGATTCATATCCAGTATCTGGGTTTCCGGTACCATGGCTGGCAGAAGCAGTCAGGCGTAAAAACCATTGAAGCCATGATTGAAAAAACGCTTGGCTTTATCCTGGAAAAATCCGGGTTCAGGATTTTGGGCACCAGCCGGACCGATTCAAAAGTCTCGGCTAATCAGTCAGCATTCATGCTTTTTGTCCATGATGCATTGGATATGGAAGTACTGCAGTCAAAATTAAATATAAACCTGCCCAATGATATCCGTGTGACAGGCGTGGAAGAAAAATCCAGAACTTTTAATATTATCCGTTCTCCCAAATTAAAAGAATATCTTTACCTGTTCGCATTTGGATGCAAAAGCCATCCATTCTGTGCGGCCATGATGCATACGGTTCCAGAAGATCTTGATATTGAATTGATGAAACAGGGTGCCAGGCTGTTTGAAGGGCAGCATCATTTTGGTTCATATTGCACCAAACCCGGCCCGAAAACCTGCCTTGAACGTGACATCCGTGTCTGCCGGATTGAAGAAAACACTGAATTCCAGGCCAGTTTTTTTCCGGAAAAAAGCTGGCTGCTCAGGATTCAGGCATCTGGTTTTTTAAGATACCAGGTCCGTTTAATCATGGGCCAGTTGTTTAAACTCGGGAAAAAAGATATCGATCTAAACCGCATTAAACAATCCCTTTCAGGCTGCCAGGCCTTGCCATTGAAAGAAATTGCGCCCGGGTCAGGCCTGATTTTAAATAAAATAATATTTCAGAGGGATTGATTATATTTGGTGATTATTGATTGCAAGAAAATTTCAGCGTTTTCGCTCAGTGATGAACCGATTGACCTTATGGGCACGGGCACTCTTTCAGCTCTTAGACGGCTTTGCAGTATGGAAGATTTTGAAAGTACCTAACGCCTTGGCAACTAGTTTTTCATCATTCCAAACCTCCCCTTCACAGAAGAACATCCGCCCTGAGTTATGTAAAAGACGGCCTTTTGCGGTCACACGTTGACCAATCCGGCCACCGGGTTGAAAAAAACTGACTTTCAACTCAATGGTCGCAGCCCCGCTCTCTTCCGGATCCGCTGAGCGTGCAGCACGTGCCATACAGACATCCAACAATGTCATTGTCACACCACCGTGCATGGATCCCCAGGAGGTACTGTGTTTTTCTGTTAAATCAAGTGCCAATTCCGATCCACCGTCTTTTTCATAAAGAACTTCAAGACCGATTTCTTCCAAAAAAGGATATTTTTTCATATGGTTATCCCTGACTTGATGTAAACCCAAATTCAAAGGATGATAGGAATTTAGTTTTTACGTGTCAAGTCTGATCCGGTGATAAGAATTTAGGGGCTCTAAGAGGAAATCGTGCAACGGGTACGGTTTCCCGCGACGCTTCGGAAATATTCAGGCCGGGCTTTGTTTACGCGTTAATAAAAACTAAAACAGCATCACCAATAACAGAAATAGTGAACGCCTAAATTGACAAGTGTTTGGGTCTGGATTTATAGACATAGTCAACACTCTAACGGTTGAGATAACGGGCGCAACGCATTTTGCTGCGTCCGGTTGATTACTTTGTTAGGATTTATAGTTATTTGCTGACAGCTGTACTGACGCCAAGTTGAAGAATTACGTTGTGAAGAACTATTTCATAGGCACTTTTGGCGTATGGTGTTGGAGTATATTTAAATGGGAATTGTGAATGGTCTGTTTTGTCGATGGTTATGAGCTTTTCTTCTTTAAGATCAAGAAGATACTTTGCGTCACCGGTTGACTCCCCGTTTTCGGAAAGGTAGTGCCAAGTTGCCCCACTTTTAAGAAAAAACATAAAAGTTCCTCTGGATAGTCTTGCCAGTGCATTACGTACGTCTTCTGGGATGCCAGCTTCTTCCAATTTTCTTTCAATTGAAACAGTGCCGACCGTCATTTTTTGAGAACTTTTTATTATTTCTGGTAGATGGTTTAAAGAAGAAACAATTGGGTCCTTAATGTATAAAAAGATAAATAGTAAAACTGCTGGCCAAATCATTGCCTTTACCAGGTCAACAGTTGCTCTATAAAATTCGATACATTTTTGTTTATTTTCTGTCACTTTTTATGGTCCTTTATTTAGCATAATCGCGTTGCTGACCGGCGCTGTGCGTCGATCAAGCAAACGCAGTTTGATTGATCGGTGTGCAGTGACCGGTCCAGTACGTTGTTCAGGCGCCAGAGGCGATTGGACAAGGTTCTGGACGAAGTCAGCACCGCGATTCACGGCGGCGGAGCCGCCGTGAACGTTTGAGTTGAGACGCGCGCGTTTTTTGCGCGTCGATTCTCAAACGATTCGTTATACACTTCTATTTATCATTACATGCCACCTAATTACAGTAGTGGTTTTTATAATCTCGCTCAATAGCACTAAAGATATAAAGGCAATTATTGAAGGGTGAATAAAAGATAGTTCCTTATTTATAGGCGGTATTCCAAATACATGTTTAATCGGCCATGTCAGAAAGAATATTGAGATTGGTATAATTGAAAGGAGTCTAAAGGGACATTGAATATAACTTATTATCGCGCCAAACTTGTGGCGTTTCATAAGGAAATACCCAGAAAATAGTAGCGAAATATAAAAAAATATTGAGATAGATGCAATCTGTATGGGCATTGGAGCACCGAACGATACAGATATCGCGTTAGCACTAGCAAAATCGGAATAGAATGGGATTTGTCCATCGAAGAATTTCCGACAAACATACCATGCTATAGCGGCAAGATCTAATATTCCCCATACAATAATCAGTTTTTCAATAGATTTCATATTCGTCAATTGAACGTGGAGTTCAGGGGCCCGCGTTGTTTGCGGGTCCGCTGGAACGATTGGTGTGTGCCGGGCACGGCACGTGTTCTTAAAAGTGAGTCAAATGTAGTGGATTTCCAGACATTTGGCAAGTCTTAGATCCAGCCAGATGGAGGTGAAGGGTGTAGCGGTAGTGCAACGGGGTACCGGTGACGGTGCTTCGGAAGGAAGCCGCCTCGCCAAGGCAAGGTACCGCGAAGGTACGGGATGACGCACAGGAATCGGATGTGAGGCGCACATACCGGGACGAGTCTGCACAACAAGATGAAGTCCTCTATCCATTGCAGGGTATGTCCGTAAATCCGGCATTCACGAACCGAAAGACACGTGTTTACCCCGGGAGGTCTCCCATGTGCCGGTAAAAACGGCTGAAGGCCGGGCAACCACCCTTGACCGCATGGGAGAAGTCAGCAGACGGCATAGTAGCCGGTGGAAACGAGCTTTACAAAAGTGGAGAGGTCTCACCCCGGTGAAGGCCTGAACGGTGCCGGGGCCGATTGGCCTCGGTAAATGGTGGTGGTGAGTAAGTAAATGGCTTTTACGGGAATAATGCAGCAGTGGCCGAAATTTCCGTAGCATGACTTTGCCCAAAACCCGATAAAATCGGTGGGATAACCTACAACCGATTCTATTCATACCAGCCGAACCGCCTTGGTACGTGATCCGTATGCCGGGTGGTGTGGGAGGGCTCCTCAGTGATGGGGAGTCCTATCCCGACGGCTCGGGTTATGTCCGTTTAATAACGTCCTGCTTTTTTTCCTGCGATTGGTTCCAATAATAATGTTTCGAATATGCCTCTTCGAGCTTTTTATTTCCAGATTTTGAGAATCGTAATGGATGTTTTTTCCCTTTACCTGTTTTGAAGTAAGCTGTTTCTCTGGGGATCATATTCAAATCATGTACATGAAATCCGATAATTTTTAAAATTCGATTCGCTTTGGAGAGGCTTCCCTCAAAAACACGTTCAAGATATGGAGTTTGTCCTCTTCTCCATGCATCATGATTTTGTTTTGAAAGATTCCCCATTCCCATCAATACATCCACGGGTGCAACCACATCCGATTTTTCCAATATTCTTGCAATAGCACGGACTACACGTGGATAATATTTATCTTTTTTGTATGTGTCCAATCTAACCAATTTCATTTTTGTTTTTTTGGACCCGAACAAGTTGGCCTATATTTTCCGTTTATCTTTCATATTCACTTATCTAACGAGATAACATCCGAAAAGTAAGAATAAGCAGATCCGAATAAATGGAAAAAATCAATGCTGAAATCATTAACATCATCTGGGAAGGTTTGTAAATTTTTTTCTTCAATTTGCCACATAGTTCATCAAGAACTTACCGGTATACAAGCTCGCCCAAGCCTGTCTGAAAGCAGTCTTCACTAACAAAAGCATTGCGGGCTAAATTATTCCGATGTGCATCGGGATATGCTAAACCGAGAGCCGAACCTATCAATACCGCTTAGGCCAAAAGAAACAGTTGTAGCTGCCAGTGTTCTAAAGTTTCCGGGTAATACGGTAACATTCGGTACACCTTCATTCATAAGTAACTAAAATTACAAAAATAGGATTTTAGTTACTTAATAGGTTTTATAGTTATTCCTTATAACCATGAAGGCTTTCATCTGAATAATCAATTTGCTTCTTTGATCGGGCTTAAATTATCCTTGGCCCATTTTTGCTATGTTAAAAAAGAGACGCCGGATGATCAGTGCGGGCATAGACATAGGTTATAGATCCATTATGGGCTCCAAAATCACCTGAAATGAACGGCGCTTTAGATGCCGCACTTCTCGCCGCTCAAGAACCTATTTACTTTTAAAAAACAGGATTAAAAATCATGAAAGCCCAATTGCTTAAAAAACTGCAACAGATCACGGAACAAAATCTGATCGATATTGAAACCCATAAGGAGAAAGGTAATCAGGCGATCGGATTTTATTGTCTATATGCGCCGACCGAACTGGCCGTAGCCGCCAATGCCATCCCGCTGCCGTTATGCGGTACACGCCAGGACCCCATTGAGGCGGCTGAGGAAGTCCTTCCCAGAAACCTGTGCCCCCTGATTAAAAGCAGCTATGGGTTTGCAGCGTCACATACCTGCCCGTTTTTTAAATTTTCAGACCTGATAGTTGCAGACACAACGTGTGACGGTAAAAAGAAAATGTTTGAGCTGATGAATGAAATAAAGCCGGTTCATGTGCTCCAGTTACCTCAGCAGCAGAAGATTGATCTTTTTTTAGCCCCTTGGAAAAAGGAAATTGAGCAGCTGAAACAAGAGGTGGAAAACCTGACCGGAAAAACCATTACATCCCAGGATATCAGTGACGCAATTAGATTGCTGAACCGTGAGAGAAGAGCCCTGAAAAGATTGATGGATGTAACCAAAGCGAACCCTTCCCCCCTGACCGGAATGGAACTGCTGGAGGTTCTGTTTAAAACCGGTTTTTTTGCCGACAAGGAAAAGGGCATTGCCATCATGAACGAGATTTCAGATGTTTGTGAAACCCTGAGTCTAAATAATCAAACCCCATATACTCCCGGCACACCAAGGATCCTTTTGACCGGAGTACCCATTGGTTTAGGGTCGGACAAAATAGTCAATATATTAGAGGAGTCAGGTGCCAGTGTTGTGGCATTTGAAAATTGCAGCGGTTATAAAAAAGCGTTTCAGGTGGATGAAAATAAAGATCCGATTACAGCACTGGCAGAGCAATATCTTTCCATCCCCTGTTCTGTCATGAGTCCCAATCCCGGCCGGTTTGAATTATTGGAAGAGATGATCTCGGAATTCTCCATCGACGGTGTGGTGGATCTGACCTGGCAAGCTTGCCATACCTATAATATAGAGGCACACAAAATCCAAGAATTCGTATCCGACCGGTTTTCGCTTCCTTACCTGCATATTGAGACAGATTACTCAGAGTCAGACACAGAACAGCTTCGGGTCAGAATCGAAGCATTTATTGAAATGATATAATTTCCCCTTCATTACAAACAAAACTTATACTCGATGATGAAGTTTTTGTTAATTTGCCCAACTTCAAAATAAGGGACAGACCACGTTTTAGAAGCTAAAACGCAAAAACGTGGCCGGTCCCCTATTTTTCTGTTATTTTCCACTACGGCGACATGTCCGATGTCTTGCATATCCGGCTATAGGGCGCTTGCAACTTTTAGGTGATAGGCTAAATCAATATTGGAAAAGGCAAAAATTGAATGGCTTCTTTTATCTCATTATTTATCAACTTGTTACCTCTTTATGCCCTTATCGCAGCCGGATATTTCGCTGGACGCACTTTTAAAGTAGATAGCCGAACTATGGCTTCTCTATCCATTTACTTTTTCCTTCCCGTTGTCATATTTGGCTTTGTCTCCAACATGGAGTTCAAACCGTCATATATTATGTTACCGGCCTTCCTTTATGTCGCTAACACAATAACCGCCTTGAGCTTTTACGCCCTGGGCAAGCGCATATACAAAAAAGACAGCAGGGCTAACTTAATGGCTCTTTGTTCTGCGATGGGCAATGCCGGTTATTTTGGTTTGCCTTTGGTTCTCCTGTTTTTTGATGCGGATAAGGTGGCAATTTATGTTTTTATGCTGCTGGGACTGTCCGTTTTCGAGGCAACAATAGGCTATTATATTGCTGCCAGAGGCAATTTCAGTGTACGGGATAGCTTAATAAAGCTGTTCAAATTCCCTTCTATCTATGCCATAGCAACAGCCCTTATCGTCAATGCAATGGATATGGAACTTCCAGAAATGTTTTGGACATATTGGACGCATGTTAAAGGATGTTATGTCATAACAGGCATGATGATTATAGGCGTTGTGCTAGGGAGCATGAAAGCCCTCGTCTTTGACCTGAAGCTCACAGTTCTGGTCTTTATTGGAAAATTTTTAGCAATACCATTATTAGGAGGTCTGTTTATTTGGTTCGATAGCGTGGTATTACACATGTTCACAACAGATATTTACCACCTGATCGTGCTAATATCCATTGTCCCATCAGCCGCAAATGTCGTTGCATTTTCCGCACAGCTTAACGTACAACCCGAAAAAGCTGCAACAACAGTGCTCTTGGGCACAATTTTTGCTTTGTTTTACATCCCCGCTGTAGTATGGTTGATAGGGATGTAAGGAAAAAAAATGAACATTATACCATTCAAAAAAAGAGTAGAGATCATGAAGATAGAAACAAATAATAAGGGACAAAGTAATAAATGAATAAAAATGATGTGTTACGCAGGATTCGATATATCTTTGATTTCAGTGATTCAGATATGATCTCTATTTTTGGACAAGCCGGGCATGAGGTGTCTCGGGGCCAGGTCAGTGACTGGCTGAAAAAAGAGAATGATCCCGCTTGTAAAAATTGCACGGATACAGAGCTGGCTGTCTTTTTGAATGGATTGATCAATCATAAACGGGGAAAAAAAGAAGGCGCGCAACCTGTGCCTGAACAGGTATTAAATAATAACGCTATTTTAAAGAAGCTGAAGATTGCTGTAAACTTCAAGACAGAGGATATGATCAGGGTTTTAACCCTGGCGGGTTTGCAAATCAGCAAACATGAATTAAGCGCTTTTTTCCGGAAACCCGGGCATAAGCATTACAGAGAATGCAAAAACCAGATGTTGCGTAATTTTTTAAAAGGACTTCAGCTTGAGTTAAGGCCTGGAACAGATAATGAGCATGTAACTCCCTGGGACAACTCGCGATTACCATGATATTTTACAAATTGGATTAAGCGGAAAGGCTCTATCTGAAGTTCAATTAACTGTAGAAGCAAAGGGGTCATACATGAAAATATGGGTGGATGCCGATGCATGCCCAGGGGTGATTAAAAATATTTTGTTCAAGGCAGCCGATCGGACCCGTGTGGAGTTAACTATGGTTGCTAATCATCCCATGAAAATACCCCAGCGAAACTATATCACATTTCTCCGGGTCTCCACTGGGTTTGACGAGGCCGATAACAGGATTCTTGAGTTACTTGATGCGGGTGATTTGGTGATTACTGCTGATATACCGTTGGCAGCTCAAGTTTTGGAAAAGGAGGGTTATGCCCTTAATCCCAGAGGGCATCTTTATTCCAATAAGTCAATTCAGGAGCAGCTGAGAATGAGGGCGTTCAAGGAAAGTTTAAGGGATAGTGGCGTTGATACCGGCGGGCCGGCGCCGATGAATCAAAAGAATACGAGTAAGTTTGCCAACCACTTAAACAAGTGGCTATCCGATATTTAAATGACAATCTTACGGCTATTCACCGATGGCAGTGTGAATCCCAAATCAAACGTCGGATATGGGGCATACCTTGCTGTGTTGCGAGAGATGCCGTATTCAGAATCCTTTAAAGCAGATGTTAAGGTAAAAAAATTTGAACACACCAGCTCAGCCAAACTGGAACTCCAGGCCTTGATCTGGGCATTGACTTCAATTCAAAAACCTGTCGGCACAATCATTGTGTATACGGATTCCCAGAACATTATCGGGCTTAAGGCAAGGCGTAAACAACTTGAGATAAATGATTATTTATCGAAGAAGAATAAGCCCATTAAAAACAGTGCTCTGTATAAAGAATTCTTCTATTTATCAGAGCAACTGGATTGTGAATTCAAAAAAGTCAAAGGCCATAAGCCATCCCGGTTGAAAAATGAGGCAGAGCGTTTTTTTACATTGGTAGACAAAGCATCAAGAAGAGC comes from uncultured Desulfobacter sp. and encodes:
- a CDS encoding tRNA pseudouridine(38-40) synthase TruA, producing MAQEKLHHYLIHIQYLGFRYHGWQKQSGVKTIEAMIEKTLGFILEKSGFRILGTSRTDSKVSANQSAFMLFVHDALDMEVLQSKLNINLPNDIRVTGVEEKSRTFNIIRSPKLKEYLYLFAFGCKSHPFCAAMMHTVPEDLDIELMKQGARLFEGQHHFGSYCTKPGPKTCLERDIRVCRIEENTEFQASFFPEKSWLLRIQASGFLRYQVRLIMGQLFKLGKKDIDLNRIKQSLSGCQALPLKEIAPGSGLILNKIIFQRD
- a CDS encoding double-cubane-cluster-containing anaerobic reductase, producing MKAQLLKKLQQITEQNLIDIETHKEKGNQAIGFYCLYAPTELAVAANAIPLPLCGTRQDPIEAAEEVLPRNLCPLIKSSYGFAASHTCPFFKFSDLIVADTTCDGKKKMFELMNEIKPVHVLQLPQQQKIDLFLAPWKKEIEQLKQEVENLTGKTITSQDISDAIRLLNRERRALKRLMDVTKANPSPLTGMELLEVLFKTGFFADKEKGIAIMNEISDVCETLSLNNQTPYTPGTPRILLTGVPIGLGSDKIVNILEESGASVVAFENCSGYKKAFQVDENKDPITALAEQYLSIPCSVMSPNPGRFELLEEMISEFSIDGVVDLTWQACHTYNIEAHKIQEFVSDRFSLPYLHIETDYSESDTEQLRVRIEAFIEMI
- a CDS encoding DUF1456 family protein; translated protein: MNKNDVLRRIRYIFDFSDSDMISIFGQAGHEVSRGQVSDWLKKENDPACKNCTDTELAVFLNGLINHKRGKKEGAQPVPEQVLNNNAILKKLKIAVNFKTEDMIRVLTLAGLQISKHELSAFFRKPGHKHYRECKNQMLRNFLKGLQLELRPGTDNEHVTPWDNSRLP
- a CDS encoding YaiI/YqxD family protein, yielding MKIWVDADACPGVIKNILFKAADRTRVELTMVANHPMKIPQRNYITFLRVSTGFDEADNRILELLDAGDLVITADIPLAAQVLEKEGYALNPRGHLYSNKSIQEQLRMRAFKESLRDSGVDTGGPAPMNQKNTSKFANHLNKWLSDI
- a CDS encoding RNase H family protein, with protein sequence MTILRLFTDGSVNPKSNVGYGAYLAVLREMPYSESFKADVKVKKFEHTSSAKLELQALIWALTSIQKPVGTIIVYTDSQNIIGLKARRKQLEINDYLSKKNKPIKNSALYKEFFYLSEQLDCEFKKVKGHKPSRLKNEAERFFTLVDKASRRALRKY
- a CDS encoding PaaI family thioesterase — encoded protein: MKKYPFLEEIGLEVLYEKDGGSELALDLTEKHSTSWGSMHGGVTMTLLDVCMARAARSADPEESGAATIELKVSFFQPGGRIGQRVTAKGRLLHNSGRMFFCEGEVWNDEKLVAKALGTFKIFHTAKPSKS
- a CDS encoding AEC family transporter, which encodes MASFISLFINLLPLYALIAAGYFAGRTFKVDSRTMASLSIYFFLPVVIFGFVSNMEFKPSYIMLPAFLYVANTITALSFYALGKRIYKKDSRANLMALCSAMGNAGYFGLPLVLLFFDADKVAIYVFMLLGLSVFEATIGYYIAARGNFSVRDSLIKLFKFPSIYAIATALIVNAMDMELPEMFWTYWTHVKGCYVITGMMIIGVVLGSMKALVFDLKLTVLVFIGKFLAIPLLGGLFIWFDSVVLHMFTTDIYHLIVLISIVPSAANVVAFSAQLNVQPEKAATTVLLGTIFALFYIPAVVWLIGM